One region of Termitidicoccus mucosus genomic DNA includes:
- a CDS encoding AsmA-like C-terminal region-containing protein: protein MKKKPSRLLKILAALVILMALVVALAFLPWVQTMVARRVLAGLPDTSASVERVSIGLGHINVRGLTLKQPGVSVALPSAEIKMSLPGAIRERVRIESLVARGWTVELAANGGSPSAGTKAPPEASRPFEGIFQLLRFPVDLTVDRIDLAGEVVFPQAAGGGPGRAEVVIQGGQIGSGRDGRVTLSADARLPGADAPVSEVSIRSVIAVAMDSPRTIRSLAVSADAAATGRQFPNGARLSARASAAHEANGEDYALNISLPDANGGRQLVDFAAANIDGSADLTGRWTLDIRDTDVAPFTLGLALPAFSVGGEGTFSSDRAFSRTRAVGRLAVSLDKLAVLEPALAAVGALGLSADFDLSHRGDAVRVNRFAATLAGGAPVATVEALQVIELDHNTGALKVAEPSMGLARVVLQGLPLAWAQPFLGDMAVAGGPVRGEFVASAQNGCFVLRSTAPVELPRLSVARDGHELVRALDVSAMLTAGYSPAGWQAELSDIALTSEGATLATLSVKAAQPSGGTGLPVTAAGKLHANLPALLAQPAAAGLLTLSRGVADVDFTATAAGKSVKVDASYAFADLAAAGAQPLPGIAGNLRVDFADGGKIDAQLPLVIEHNSRKSDVELTASIQPDGARYAVNAQLVGNELYMEDVMLLAALAPSGQTPATTGGAAKPTVSGTAEPNAPGTATAPWDAVSGRLNLALKKVVYNADIEVRDLTGSVQITPALLSVETLRATLPDGCEAKVSGSLKYDAAAAKSYDTRADIEMSGFNPSSVLAPGEAGRKPVVEGKFDIKGTLSGKSATLGEIADTATADLQLTSRGGTFHGFNTTALTGYVGMAQKTVSTATKIINTLGSLTGLGKGNADLERARAIADTVGRLVEINFDQLNVNAAWRPGQDITVTDLSLISPDLRLTGAGSLGNAQGVRLARQMIDLNLNMAVRGDLAADLRVLNRLKNEADALGYTPLVEAFKVDGSLLQMGWASFTKLLGPKPE, encoded by the coding sequence ATGAAAAAAAAGCCGTCCCGCCTGCTTAAAATCCTAGCCGCACTGGTAATCCTGATGGCGCTTGTCGTAGCGCTGGCATTCTTGCCTTGGGTGCAAACCATGGTCGCGCGACGCGTCCTTGCGGGCCTGCCGGACACCAGCGCGAGCGTCGAGCGGGTTTCGATCGGCCTCGGGCACATCAACGTGCGCGGCCTCACCCTCAAGCAGCCCGGCGTATCCGTCGCCCTGCCCTCCGCCGAAATAAAAATGTCCCTGCCCGGCGCCATCCGCGAACGCGTGCGCATCGAGTCGCTCGTGGCGCGGGGCTGGACCGTCGAACTCGCCGCGAACGGCGGATCGCCGTCCGCCGGGACGAAAGCGCCGCCGGAAGCGTCGCGGCCTTTCGAAGGCATTTTTCAATTGTTGCGCTTCCCGGTGGATCTCACGGTGGACCGCATCGACCTCGCGGGCGAGGTGGTTTTCCCCCAGGCCGCCGGCGGCGGTCCGGGTCGCGCGGAGGTCGTTATTCAGGGCGGGCAAATTGGCTCGGGGCGCGACGGGCGCGTGACGCTTTCCGCCGACGCCAGGCTGCCGGGCGCGGACGCCCCCGTATCCGAAGTTTCGATACGCTCGGTGATCGCGGTCGCGATGGACTCGCCGCGGACCATCCGTTCGCTCGCGGTTTCCGCCGATGCCGCCGCCACCGGCCGGCAGTTTCCAAACGGGGCCAGGCTGAGCGCGCGCGCCTCGGCCGCGCACGAGGCGAACGGCGAGGATTACGCCCTGAACATTTCACTGCCCGACGCGAACGGCGGCAGGCAGCTCGTCGATTTCGCCGCCGCCAACATCGACGGCTCCGCCGACCTGACCGGCAGGTGGACGCTCGACATCCGCGACACCGATGTCGCGCCGTTTACGCTCGGGCTGGCGCTGCCCGCCTTTTCGGTCGGCGGCGAAGGCACGTTCTCGTCGGACCGCGCCTTCTCCCGCACGAGGGCAGTGGGCAGACTTGCCGTGTCGCTGGACAAGCTCGCGGTGCTTGAGCCCGCGCTCGCCGCAGTCGGCGCGCTTGGCCTGTCGGCGGACTTCGACCTCTCGCACCGCGGCGACGCCGTGCGCGTGAACCGTTTCGCCGCGACGCTCGCGGGCGGCGCGCCCGTTGCGACCGTGGAGGCGTTGCAGGTGATCGAACTCGACCACAACACCGGCGCGCTCAAGGTCGCCGAGCCGTCCATGGGGCTGGCGCGCGTGGTCTTGCAGGGATTGCCGCTCGCCTGGGCGCAGCCGTTTCTTGGCGACATGGCGGTCGCGGGCGGACCCGTGCGCGGCGAGTTTGTGGCCAGCGCGCAAAATGGCTGCTTTGTCCTGCGCTCGACCGCGCCGGTCGAGCTGCCCCGGTTGTCCGTCGCGCGGGACGGTCATGAACTCGTGCGCGCGCTCGATGTCTCCGCCATGCTCACCGCCGGGTATTCGCCGGCGGGCTGGCAGGCGGAGCTTTCTGACATCGCGCTGACCAGCGAGGGCGCCACCCTCGCCACGCTTTCCGTCAAGGCCGCGCAGCCTTCCGGCGGGACGGGGCTGCCTGTCACCGCCGCGGGAAAACTCCACGCGAACCTGCCCGCGCTCCTCGCGCAGCCCGCCGCGGCGGGACTGCTCACGCTCTCGCGCGGAGTCGCGGACGTGGATTTCACCGCGACCGCCGCCGGCAAGTCCGTGAAGGTCGATGCGAGCTATGCGTTTGCCGACCTCGCCGCCGCCGGCGCGCAGCCCCTTCCGGGCATCGCCGGCAACCTCCGCGTCGATTTTGCCGACGGCGGAAAGATCGACGCGCAACTGCCGCTCGTCATCGAGCACAATTCCCGCAAGTCCGACGTCGAGCTCACCGCCAGCATCCAGCCCGACGGCGCGCGTTACGCCGTCAATGCCCAGCTCGTCGGCAACGAACTCTACATGGAGGACGTCATGCTCCTCGCCGCGCTCGCCCCGTCGGGACAAACGCCGGCCACGACCGGCGGCGCGGCGAAACCGACTGTATCCGGGACCGCGGAGCCAAACGCCCCCGGCACCGCGACCGCGCCCTGGGACGCCGTCTCCGGCCGGCTCAACCTCGCGCTCAAGAAAGTCGTTTACAATGCGGACATCGAGGTCCGCGACCTCACTGGCTCGGTCCAGATAACCCCCGCGCTGCTTTCGGTCGAGACGCTTCGCGCCACGCTGCCGGACGGCTGCGAGGCGAAGGTCTCCGGTTCGTTAAAATATGACGCCGCCGCCGCGAAGTCGTATGACACCCGCGCCGATATCGAGATGAGCGGCTTCAATCCCTCGTCCGTCCTTGCTCCCGGCGAAGCCGGGCGGAAGCCGGTCGTCGAGGGGAAATTCGACATCAAGGGCACGCTCTCCGGCAAATCCGCCACGCTCGGCGAAATCGCGGACACCGCGACCGCCGACTTGCAGCTCACCAGCCGGGGAGGAACGTTTCACGGCTTCAACACCACCGCGCTCACCGGCTATGTCGGCATGGCGCAAAAAACCGTTTCGACCGCGACGAAGATCATCAACACCCTCGGCAGCCTTACGGGGCTCGGCAAGGGAAACGCCGACTTGGAGCGCGCGCGCGCGATTGCCGACACCGTGGGACGGCTGGTCGAGATCAATTTCGACCAGTTGAACGTCAATGCCGCCTGGCGTCCGGGCCAGGATATCACCGTGACGGACCTCAGCCTCATCTCGCCCGACCTGCGCCTGACCGGCGCCGGCTCGCTCGGCAACGCGCAAGGCGTCCGCCTCGCGCGGCAAATGATCGACCTCAACCTCAACATGGCCGTGCGCGGCGATCTCGCCGCCGACCTGCGCGTGTTGAACCGCCTGAAAAACGAGGCTGACGCGCTCGGCTACACGCCGCTGGTGGAAGCGTTCAAAGTGGACGGCTCGCTCCTGCAAATGGGCTGGGCCTCATTCACGAAGCTGCTCGGCCCAAAGCCGGAGTGA
- a CDS encoding M48 family metalloprotease — protein MMNFFDAQARARKNTVRLFVFMAAAVLAVVLAAYLLAAGALGLWESLLATRPGETSGPPVGLWHPRLFLGLLLGTALLVSGAAWRKWRELSGGGAVVAKLLRARWVRPGTDDLMERRLLNVVEEMALASGMPMPVVFLLDRERAINAFAAGLKPSDAVIVVTRGAVEELSRDELQGVIGHEFSHILNGDMRLNVLLTALLAGLQCVGTVGEAMLGDHSGKEDKFTSRLDRHLGESVFFGMTFLVALVRIPAGLAVAAFGYAGWCAGRLFQAMISRQREFLADAASVQFTRNPSGIIGALKKIGTSDGAVITSRPARQLRHFFFADPGIEWLQAWFATHPTWVARIHAINTGEAARIIGETLASGRLRVEGAAAFAGGGAVMAAAESFTASAGMPGPRAMERARTLIGQIPAALRDAAGDPQQAPALVAGLLLAGDTQARRAQWDMLHLQSGIATGIVRRLEPDLLALPQAARLPLAQLAMPALRMLPGRRAAETAATVTRLAECDDRISVFEYALMRVIRHHLLETGGGAGARHRSQPARTTADDTGLVMAFLAWHGSGADTRDEAAARAAFAAAGQPGPAGRRFSVAWEHVSGAALDFASVDAALDRLAAAPAETKRRVLDAAARVVLADGKVLPGELDLLRAIADSLDCPVPMPADTESAAVKPSWAGIPRL, from the coding sequence ATGATGAATTTTTTTGATGCACAGGCGCGCGCGCGAAAAAACACCGTCCGGCTGTTCGTGTTCATGGCCGCGGCCGTGCTGGCCGTCGTGCTCGCCGCCTACCTGCTCGCGGCGGGCGCGCTCGGTCTCTGGGAGAGCCTGCTCGCCACGCGGCCCGGCGAAACCTCCGGCCCGCCGGTCGGCCTCTGGCATCCGCGCCTGTTCCTCGGCCTGCTGCTCGGCACCGCGCTGCTTGTTTCCGGAGCGGCATGGCGCAAATGGCGGGAATTGAGCGGCGGCGGCGCGGTGGTGGCGAAGCTGCTGCGCGCGCGCTGGGTGCGCCCGGGCACGGACGACCTGATGGAGCGGCGGCTGCTCAATGTCGTGGAGGAAATGGCGCTCGCCTCGGGCATGCCGATGCCGGTGGTGTTCCTGCTCGACCGCGAGCGCGCGATCAACGCGTTCGCGGCGGGCCTCAAGCCGTCCGACGCGGTCATCGTCGTGACCCGCGGCGCGGTGGAGGAACTTTCCCGCGACGAGTTGCAGGGCGTGATCGGGCACGAATTCAGCCACATCCTCAACGGCGACATGCGCCTGAACGTGCTGCTCACGGCGCTGCTGGCCGGGCTCCAGTGCGTCGGCACGGTCGGCGAGGCCATGCTCGGCGACCACAGTGGCAAGGAGGACAAATTCACGTCCAGGCTCGACCGGCACCTGGGGGAGTCGGTGTTTTTCGGGATGACGTTCCTGGTCGCCTTGGTGCGCATCCCGGCGGGACTGGCGGTGGCGGCGTTCGGCTACGCGGGCTGGTGCGCGGGCAGGCTTTTCCAGGCGATGATTTCGCGGCAGCGGGAATTTTTGGCCGACGCGGCCTCGGTGCAGTTCACGCGCAATCCGTCCGGCATCATCGGCGCGCTGAAAAAAATCGGCACGTCGGACGGCGCGGTGATTACCAGCCGCCCGGCGCGGCAATTACGGCATTTTTTCTTCGCCGATCCGGGAATCGAATGGCTGCAAGCCTGGTTTGCCACCCATCCCACGTGGGTGGCGCGCATCCACGCGATCAACACGGGCGAGGCGGCCCGCATCATCGGCGAGACGCTGGCCTCGGGCCGGCTGCGGGTCGAGGGCGCGGCGGCGTTTGCCGGGGGCGGCGCGGTCATGGCGGCGGCGGAATCCTTCACCGCGAGCGCGGGGATGCCCGGCCCGCGCGCCATGGAGCGGGCCAGGACGCTCATCGGGCAAATCCCCGCCGCGCTGCGGGACGCCGCCGGAGACCCGCAGCAGGCCCCGGCGCTCGTGGCCGGCCTGCTGCTCGCCGGCGACACGCAGGCGCGCCGCGCGCAATGGGACATGCTGCACCTGCAAAGCGGCATCGCCACCGGCATCGTGCGCCGCCTGGAGCCGGACCTCCTCGCCTTGCCGCAGGCCGCGCGCCTGCCGCTCGCCCAGCTGGCGATGCCCGCGCTCCGCATGCTGCCGGGCCGGCGCGCCGCCGAAACCGCCGCCACCGTCACGCGACTGGCCGAATGCGACGACCGCATATCCGTTTTTGAATACGCGCTGATGCGCGTGATCCGGCATCACCTGCTGGAGACCGGCGGTGGCGCCGGCGCGCGCCACAGGAGCCAGCCGGCGCGGACGACAGCCGACGACACCGGCCTGGTGATGGCGTTTCTGGCCTGGCATGGCTCCGGCGCGGACACCCGCGATGAGGCCGCCGCGCGCGCCGCGTTCGCCGCCGCCGGCCAGCCCGGCCCCGCAGGCCGCCGCTTTTCCGTCGCATGGGAGCATGTATCCGGCGCGGCGCTCGACTTTGCCAGCGTGGACGCCGCGCTCGACCGGCTGGCCGCCGCTCCCGCCGAAACGAAACGCCGGGTGCTGGATGCGGCCGCGCGGGTCGTCCTGGCCGACGGGAAAGTATTGCCCGGCGAACTGGACCTCCTTCGCGCCATCGCCGATTCGCTCGACTGTCCCGTGCCGATGCCGGCGGACACGGAATCCGCCGCGGTCAAGCCGTCATGGGCGGGCATCCCCCGGCTATAG
- a CDS encoding helix-turn-helix domain-containing protein — MSNFSEALTSALNDTTQGEFAARMSIDRTEISRYCSGAKTITRERLLRILRAIDNKTKRLHLLLAYLKDEALVGIQADIHPGDYAIAPKKPANDNIPPLDLTADIDTIVARCLAPNGQPVRDLLRALAEFIHKENLSAAHAKAKPQPPRR, encoded by the coding sequence ATGAGCAATTTTTCAGAGGCACTCACCTCGGCCTTAAACGACACGACCCAAGGTGAATTTGCCGCCCGCATGAGCATCGACCGCACGGAAATATCCCGCTATTGCAGCGGCGCCAAAACCATCACCCGCGAGCGGCTCCTGCGCATCCTCCGTGCCATAGACAACAAAACCAAGCGGCTGCACCTCCTCCTCGCTTACTTGAAGGACGAGGCCCTTGTCGGCATTCAGGCCGACATTCATCCCGGCGACTATGCCATCGCGCCAAAAAAGCCCGCCAATGACAACATCCCCCCTCTCGACCTGACCGCGGACATCGACACTATCGTGGCCCGCTGTCTCGCCCCCAACGGCCAGCCCGTCCGCGACCTGCTCCGTGCCCTTGCCGAGTTTATACACAAGGAAAACCTTTCCGCCGCCCACGCAAAAGCCAAGCCGCAGCCTCCCCGCCGCTAG